The following are encoded in a window of Amblyomma americanum isolate KBUSLIRL-KWMA unplaced genomic scaffold, ASM5285725v1 scaffold_209, whole genome shotgun sequence genomic DNA:
- the LOC144112487 gene encoding uncharacterized protein LOC144112487 yields MAAWCSSSRLRASKTSERLVGPGPGLSSTSPESSSISSDSKSKAKASSGAKYGRSGPDDTADDCSGIHGAEESGKCSVGDGQGSRPRRVPAESQYDSTWKANTGVNIVQESVSCPAELTLCRRLNTVASGHVIDDVVDGGGFQAKASSGAKYGRSGPDDTADDCSGIHGAEESGKCSVGDGQGSRPRRVPAESQYDSTWKANTGVNIVQES; encoded by the exons ATGGCTGCATGGTGTTCTTCTAGCCGCTTGAGAGCATCTAAAACATCGGAAAGGTTGGTTGGTCCGGGGCCAGGATTAAGTTCAACATCTCccgaaagcagcagcatcagctcaGATAGCAAATCAAAG gcgaaggcgtcgagcggcgccaaatatgggcggtcaggtccggatgatacagcagatgactgttcaggcatccacggagccgaagaatccgggaagtgcagtgtaggtgatgggcaggggtccaggccacggcgcgtaccagcagagagccagtacgacagcacctggaaggccaataccggggtgaacatcgtgcaagagtcggtgtcgtgccccgccgagctgacgttgtgccgcagattaaatactgttgcctcaggccatgtgattgatgacgtagtcgatggcggtggtttccaggcgaaggcgtcgagcggcgccaaatatgggcggtcaggtccggatgatacagcagatgactgttcaggcatccacggagccgaagaatccgggaagtgcagtgtaggtgatgggcaggggtccaggccacggcgcgtaccagcagagagccagtacgacagcacctggaaggccaataccggggtgaacatcgtgcaagagtcg